A region of the Drosophila subpulchrella strain 33 F10 #4 breed RU33 chromosome 3L, RU_Dsub_v1.1 Primary Assembly, whole genome shotgun sequence genome:
TTACGGCATTGCGAACAGATAATTGGACGATCTACTGTGCCAGCTCGCAAATGCTTTTTAAGACGTAGTTTAGTTTGACATTTTTTAGAGTTTTGGAAACCCCGGTAAGTTTGTTCGCTTGTGTGCAAAACCAAGTGCCGCTTAAGATTTCCATTTGTTCCAAAAGCCCTCACGCAATGAGGACACTTAAAAGGTCGTTCTCCTGTGTGTGTTCGAATGTGTGTATCAAGTCCTGATTTCGTTCGAAAAGTCTTTGGACAATGTGAGCAATTTAGAGACAGTTTATCGTTGCCATCGTGAGTACCAGGCTCATAATCTTTATCATCGTCATAATTAACATCTTTTTTTGAATCATCATCCATCTTTTCTAAATACGTTATACTCGCTTGGGAACTGGACTGTTTTATTTCTCTGTTCATCTTTTGACCAGGTTCTGCGTGGTTACTTGATTCTTCTGTCTTGGTTGTTAATTTCTCGAAACAGATTGATATACTATCGTGTTCCTCTTCACGTATCTCATTAAAGAAGCTGTAGAACTGGTGACTTCTCTCATATGTTTCTTTAATGTCGAATGCGTTTTGCGCATCTCGCAGACAGATTGCGCAAATACTCTTGGGTAaatgatcattttttttaattgcgtAGCCGGTGCACAGAGAAACCATATTAGCAATGGAAATATCCGATTCACATATCACATCGAAAATGTTAACCATTTTTTCGCCCATCTGCAGGCAAACACGGCAAAGAGACGACTCCATGGATCTGAAATGGAATATCTGGCTTAGTGGACatgtataataataatagtttttaataTTCTGTTTTTATGTTCACATCAATGTACCTTCGCTCTAAATGCGAGCACtttgaaataaaatcaataagaATAGCTCAAATTGTGCCGCAGAGATGTGAATATGCCAAGAGTTATATTCTTACTGATTGCATTAGGCTTGACATCTGCTTTAAATACATACATGTTTCAACTACAGATGCCTGGATAGgactttttaaatatatcgTAAATAAAATTTACCTGGGTAGATTCCTCCAAAAGAATTGGCTTTTCCTGCAGCTGTTCACTTAACTTTTATAACGGCGCCCGAGTAATCATAGTATGTAGATCCATGCAATTGTAATCTAGCTAATAAATATGTTCAGGTAGAAGTGCATTTAGATGCAACTACAGtatcgtagagtaaaagggcaTAGTGTAATCGTGGAAAAGTATGttacaggtagaaggaagggtttccgaccctataaataaataagcataCAAACTCTAGGGGTTTAtgcgcagcacaagtttgttaTCCCGATgcgccatgcccactctaagtGACAAATAGAAAAAAGCCTTTCGCTCGGGACgtttgcatacttttaaagttgaaaaaaaaatgggaaataaaacgattttaattttgataattGACTTCACTTTTCACTCTTCCCAAGCTCTATTTTGTGCAATAATCTTGATTTTTTCCGACTTTTAGTTTTTaagatatctttaaaaaactgTCGTTTTCGCTCGGGACAAAAATAGAAGTGGGTTTTGCGGGAGTTCATTCAACCCCGGATTTTAGCCTAGTTTGATGGAATATTTTCAtgcgatttttttaaattgtggTTCAATAATGAAGCTGTAAAATAGTTTTGGTTTTGCTCAAAAATGTAAAgccgtttttttttaatgtagttTCTAAGATATTCGCTCGGGACATGTCGCTCGGGACATTTTTTCCGATTACAATCTCTATGTTGTTTCTGGTGTTATATTTGACAAATATCATAAAAAAGCGTACTAagtgttttaattttataagcagatgtttttttataaacaaactatttatttcaacaaaatttttatttaaaaaaatatatacatgtgTATGGAAGTCattgtaataatataatacaattttttaattctttcccttttttttttaaattctctTTTTCTTGTTCGCTCatatttctttctttcttcgatTATTTGATCATCTCTTTCAGCCATTTTTTTTCTCTTGCCTAGCATTCCGATttctttcattatttttaagtttaaatgttttaaatttgacTTGATcctcttttaatttgtctCTCCAACGTTTGCAGACATTCCTATCCTTTTCGCCATCCatctatatttatataaaacaaaaagcaaaagaaTAAAActcataaaaaaatttttttttttttgcgaaaacttacgttgttgctcgggaccaactttgttgattttttacAGTTTTTTCCAGGTTTTGTTTGTCGGTATAATACCTGTTTAAGTTTAAGTTTTGAGGTTCTTGCAGTGAGAGATTTTGACGTACTGATAAGAAGTTACGTTTTCCGATGTCGCTCGGGACATTGGAGAATACGGTAATGGGattacaaaaattacagaTATTCCGCATAGCAAAATTCTCAGTACATTTTTTTCCCTTTCAATACGTTCCAACAAAGAGTTGAGAGAGGTAAagtcatattattttctcgcTCTTTAtgatctagcatcaaaaccaAATGACCCATTGAAATgtgcaaaaaccaaaaaatgcATTGCGCGACTTTGCAATTATACAACTCGGATCATGGTAAACAAATCAGTGTGTTTCTTATAAATTAACTAGATATGATTATTTCTCtttcaaattatatttatgttaGATTTTTCCGAtcacttttaatttttcggtCGTGGTAGACTTTTTGGTGGAAGTGCCCATATGTATATACTTGATCTGTAATCTCGAAAAATATAAGAGCTAGCTGGGATTTCCGATTTAGTTTCCTTAGTTTCTCATTTAGCGAATGTTTGTAAGTGCCATGTCCAATATAACTCCCACATACCTCCCAAAACCTTGGCGCCGgtagttttgatgctagaatacaaattttaaaaggtGGTCTGTCGCCCACATTTTTGAACATTTTGTAAATATGTTAACGGTGTATTGTTTTACTTctcaaaagtcttatatcagCGGGAACACTTAAACGATCGTTTTCCTCTGTGAACTCGCATGTGTATCTAAGACTTGAATCCCAACTAAAACTCTTATGGCAATGGGAACACTTGAAAGGTTCTTCTCCTGTGTGCCCTAGCAAATGTCGGTATTATACCCTTTTCTCATAGAGTCCATCCGTTGGTtggcatttttgacaaatgtgaAACTCCGATTCCCACAGGGCACAaccaccatctaccatccgatAACAGCTGATCTGAACCTCTTGCTTCTGCGCCACCCATTTTCAAATGTGAAACTCCGTTTCCCACAGGGcacatccaccatctaccatccgatAACAGCTGATCTTCCTAATCTAACCAAACCTGTTGCTTCTGCGCCTTCCATTTCCGATCGATCCCTGTCATTATTGTTTACGTTTTCGTAGTGAATGTTTCAATTTCCACTGTCAAGAAGAAGAGCTCAAAGTTGCACCGAAAAAACTTCGCCAAACTATTGCATAAAAGAGTCCGTAAAATTTAAATCGGGACTGGGAAGTTTTCGGAACGGTAAAACCTTATGGACCATCCGTTCaacggatggtagatggtCAATGGATCTCTGTGGGAAGACGCTATAAGACTTGATTGAACAGCAAACGTCATCGGACAGTGGGACCACTGTAATGGTCGTCCTCTATAAGTGTTCGCGAGTGTAACTGAAGAAATTATGTATAGCAGCGGTCGGCAGCGGCATATTAAGTAGAGCTGGAAAATCATCGATGTTTACCTACATCGATGTTTCGATGTTTTTCAGAAAAAACATCGATacattgaattttttttgggtgtaattttgaaaaatgtttttactccatataatattataaacgAATACCacaaataaatggaatgtgtAAGTTCATTAAGATCCATTGTTTTCTGTTCTACTCGTTcaacacaaaaaataaaattaaatcacaattcaattaaatataaaataacaaagaaaggaagttaacttgcagctataattatttaattttaaaatacaagaAAAGATGTTCCCAATATATAGTaacacagaagctataatttgtttcatattattttcccaccaattttccgatcgttcctatggcagctatatgatatagtcgtccgattttgataaaataaaattcgaaactcagaactaattaaaaaatgttatttccaagcgtaggatgttattatacccgttactcgtagagtaaaagggtatactagattcgtcggaaagtatgtaacaggcagaaggaaccgtttccgaccccataaagtatatatattcttgatcaggatcactagccgagtcgatctagccatgtccgtctgtccgtctgtccggatgaacgctgagatcttggaaactatgagagctaggctattgagatttggcgagcagattcctgagcttcttacgcagcgcaagtttgtttcagtagagtgccacgcccactctaacgcccacaaaccgcccaaaactgtggcttctacagttttgatgctagagtaaaaatttaaactgaaatgaattgttcttatcaatacctatcgattgacccaaaaaaaagtttgccacgcccactttaacgcccacaaaccgcccacaaacttcaaaaaatcgtaaatatgaacacggatatctcggaaactatcaaagatagagtattgggatttcagatttagcttccatagctttgtacgcagcgcaggtttgttatgcgaatatgccacgcccactctaccgcccacaaaccgcccaagcctgtggcgctcacaatttttatgctagataaccAAACCTGTTGCTTCTGCGCCTTCCATTTCCGATCGATCCCTGTCATTATTGTTTACGTTTTCGTAGTGAATGTTTCAATTTCCACTGTCAAGAAGAAGAGCTCAAAGTTGCACCGAAAAAACTTCGCCAAACTATTGCATAAAAGAGTCCGTCAAATTTGAATCGGGACTGGGAAGTTTTCGGAACGGTAAAACCTTATGGACCATCCGTTCaacggatggtagatggtCAATGGATCTCTGTGGGAAGACGCTATAAGACTTGATTGAACAGCAAACGTCATCGGACAGTGGGACCACTGTAATGGTCGTCCTCTATAAGTGTTCGCAAGTGTAACTGAAGAAATTATGTATAGCAGCGGTCGGCAGCGGCATATTAAGTAGAGCTGGAAAATCATCGATGTTTACCTACATCGATGTTTCGATGTTTTTCAGAAAAAACATCGATACAtcgaattttttttgggtgtaattttaaaaaatgtttttactccatataatattataaacgAATACCacaaataaatggaatgtgtAAGTTCATTAAGATCCATTGTTTTCTGTTCTACTCGTTcaacacaaaaaataaaattaaatcacaattcaattaaatataaaataacaaagaaaggaagttaacttgcagctataattatttaattttaaaatacaagaAAAGATGTTCCCAATATATAGTaacacagaagctataatttgtttcatattattttcccaccaattttccgatcgttcctatggcagctatatgatatagtcgtccgattttgataaaataaaattcgaaactcagaactaattaaaaaatgttatttccaagcgtaggatgttattatacccgttactcgtagagtaaaagggtatactagattcgtcggaaagtatgtaacaggcagaaggaagcgtttccgaccccataaagtatatatattcttgatcaggatcactagccgagtcgatctagccatgtccgtctgtccgtctgtccggatgaacgctgagatcttggaaactatgagagctaggctattgagatttggcgagcagattcctgagcttcttacgcagcgcaagtttgtttcagtagagtgccacgcccactctaacgcccacaaaccgcccaaaactgtggcttctacagttttgatgctagagtaaaaatttaaactgaaatgaattgttcttatcaatacctatcgattgacccaaaaaaaaagtttgccacgcccactttaacgcccacaaaccgcccacaaacttcaaaaaatcgtaaatatgaacgcggatatctcggaaactatcaaagatagagtattgggatttcagatttagattccgtagctttgtacgcagcgcaggtttgttatgcgaatatgccacgcccactctaccgcccacaatgcttaaatctgtcttccgccggtaggtggcgcatttaaatctcgctttgctgcttgcatatctccatttccctttggtccctttagctgagtaacgggtatctgatagtcgaggtactcgactatagcattcttccttgttttttttttattttgttgaacgttgattaGGGATGTCGgaaatatatcaaaatatcgatatatcaatattttttctcttaataaaaatattatcatCGCGATATTTTTTGGGCAAAAAAAGACGATTTTGAcgatatttttttatgatattttcgattttttatgTTTGGTCAAAAGATTTTCATACAGAATCAAATGCTACTTCTGCGAAATGCACATTGTGCTCTAAAGTCATTAAAACCAGGGAACACTAAAGCAATCTGTTATCCCATCTAAAAAATAAGCACCAAGATGCTTTCTTCAAATGTTCATAGACAAAGTTAAGCGTATTGTCATGCACTTCAAACACAGCACAGCTGCTATGGACGCACTACGGAAATGTCAAATGGACAAAGGAGTGCCAGAAGCAAGAATCAAAACACTAATTCAAAGCGTGGACACTCGGTGGAACTCGTGCTTGGATATGCTAAACGCGTTCGTTGCACTAGCCGACGAAGTGGCATTCGTTATTTTGAGTAGACGAACCTCAGGCAACTCACCAGAAATGCTCTCAGTGGAGGAGCTTAATTTTTGTCGCGATTTTTGCCATGTTCTCCAACCTTTTAAAGAAGCCACTGATAATGTGAGCGGCGATTCTTACGGCGATAGGCTTAGTGATTCCTATGATTTCTATGatcaatacaaaattaaatgaagCTAATATGGTTACCGCTGAGGGCATTCTAACAAAAGATACCCTTCTACAAATATCACAAAAGCTATTAAGTGGCTTGCTCCAGAACAACATACTCATGAAAGCCACAATGCTTGATCCTCGatttaaagaaatgtatttgCCTCGTCACGTAAAAAATGTCACTGATGAAATCATAAAGCAGATGGTTGAAAAAAAGCAATCAGAAATACTGCCTTCGTCTGTAGGAGAAATGGATTGCGGAGAACATGACATGGTCGCTTTAAGCGTACAGGAATCTTTTCTAGATCTGCACTACAGGACCATAGAGCTCCAAGACTCTGTAGTCCAGAGTTCCGAAAGAAAGGAAATGCAGCCTTTCTTTAGTATGCCATTTTGCAGTTGGGAGACAAATCCTTTGGATTTCTGGATCTCACAAAAATCAACTATGCCCATGCTAGCGAAGGTGTCATTAAGTTGCCTGATCACGCCTGGTAGTTCGGTTTCATCGAAACCGTTGGCTTCTGCCATAAAGTGTGTTGTTTGTGACTCCCGTAGTCGTATGACAGACCAGCATGTAACTGAACGagtttttcttaaatcattaaaaacAGATTTGTTtgcgaaataattaaaaacaagtacaaacGTATGTAATTTCATGAATTTATAGttaaaaacaagtacaaatgtatgtaatttcatgaattataattaaaaacaataagttCAAATGTATGTAATCAGTATCTctgtaaataaaattgaaaacaatGGGCTGTGCCATATCCttaataaatttgttattttatttatttatttatctaatAGTATTAAACTAAGCGCTAAcagtggtttttttttggagcCATAGCAGCTTAGGCCTTCGGCTCGGGGCTTAAGTTGTGGGTTTACTGTgagattatattattattattattattattattattatatacatatttacaaGATTATACTATTTATGGGATCCTTAGATTCTAATTGTATTTACATtgatgtttatttatattttgtgcattatttttgaactttttagGAACTTTATGATGTTGTGGGAGTTTGGGTTTGAGGGATTGGCTAttattttctaattattttttataaaagaaaatcgatatatcgatattttttatgatatttcTTAATATCATCGTGTGATATTTTTCAAACAGCAAATATCATCGATacgatattttttaaaaatccaaCAACCctaacgttgatgcactaagagcagtacaaacaagtggcccaaacgacaccaagcacgtgcttgttacgcgcgggcccatttttatttcgggcaaatacggttcgcgaggaaggtacatagaacaaacaaggacaggacaaaacatagatcaacaagactaaagcaaatgagctaagattttagtttttaataaagggatagaggttgaggaacaaattaaatgatataggttgttataattattacaaagaacgcgaaaaggctcatgctgactaaaattagatgaacatcgtggcaagtttataggatagtagtttcgcattagtctaacaggaacattgaaagtaaggcggcttaccaaatctacagaatcaatatcgcctctgataagattattcataaaaatagtaccaagcatagttctacggcttactagactaggcaaattaattaaaagcaatctactcgagtaagaaggcaacctgacgttttgatcccagttcaaaccacgtaaggcaaaaagaagaaattgtttctgtacggactctatacggtcaatgtgcacttgatactgaggactccaaacggaagaacagtattccaaattaggacggacaagggaggtaaataataatttggtagtgtatggatcatcaaattccttagaccaacgctttataaacccaagaacactcatagctttatttacagtagaggttatgtgggagtcaaatttaagtttaggatctaggagaacacctaaatcgtttactgagtatattcggtccagggacatgttctgaagagagtaacttatgaacgttggcgtacccctataaaaagtcataacgttgcatttaagatagtttaaattcaaaaggttgtactgacaccattcctggaatctattaatgtctgactgcaagcaaaaaccagactcaatattattatatgaaaaacaaagcttaacatcatcagcatacattagtaaacgagagtgagttactatagagggaagatcatttataaacagagtaaacagcaaagggcctaaatgactgccctgaggcactccagatgtcacgttgatcatcttggaaacagcgtttttgaataaaaccctctgagatctaccattcaaataacttgaaatccaagttaacagattattcggaaacccgagctgatctaatttgaataaaagaagagagtggtttacagagtcaaaggctttactaaaatctgtatatataacgtctgtctgcaatttttcgttaaacccatctattacaaaagatgtcaa
Encoded here:
- the LOC119555043 gene encoding zinc finger protein 41-like, with product MVNIFDVICESDISIANMVSLCTGYAIKKNDHLPKSICAICLRDAQNAFDIKETYERSHQFYSFFNEIREEEHDSISICFEKLTTKTEESSNHAEPGQKMNREIKQSSSQASITYLEKMDDDSKKDVNYDDDKDYEPGTHDGNDKLSLNCSHCPKTFRTKSGLDTHIRTHTGERPFKLQFKCSHCSKTFPHISRLETHLRTHTGERPFKCSHCSRAFAFQPNLKRHLLTHTGERPYQLFAMSDEFYH